The Pseudomonas sp. IAC-BECa141 genome contains the following window.
GTGACCGGGGTGGGCGAAGGCCAGGGCCGGTGTCAGCAGCAGTGCGACGGCGCCGAGAATGCGTTTGAGTGTCATGGATAAGCTTCCTTGTTGATCAGTGAATCAGGCTGCGGTCAGCAGGCCCTGGCGTTCGATGAAGGCGATGATGTCTTCCAGGCCCTGACCGGTTTTCTGGTTGCTGAACACGAACGGCTTGCCGTTGCGCATGCGTTGGGTGTCGCTGTTCATCATCTCCAGCGAGGCGCCGACCAGCGGCGCGAGGTCGATCTTGTTGATCACCAGCAGGTCGGATTTGCAAATGCCGGGCCCGCCCTTGCGCGGCAGCTTGTCGCCGGCCGACACGTCGATCACGTAGATGGTCAGGTCGGACAGTTCCGGGCTGAAGGTCGCGGAAAGGTTGTCGCCACCGGACTCCACCAGAATCAGGTCCAGCCCCGGAAAACGCCGGTTCAGTTGATCCACCGCCTCGAGGTTGATCGAGGCGTCTTCGCGGATCGCGGTGTGCGGGCAGCCGCCGGTTTCAACGCCGATGATCCGCTCCGGTGCCAGCGCTTCGTTGCGCACCAGGAAGTCGGCGTCTTCGCGGGTGTAGATGTCGTTGGTGACCACCGCCAGGTTGTAGCGCTCGCGCAGGGCCAGGCACAGGGCCAGGGTCAATGCGGTCTTGCCGGAACCGACCGGGCCACCGATGCCGACGCGCAGGGGTTGTGTGTTCATGTGATTCTCCAGATAAAAGGCCCTAGGAACGGAACAGGCGGCTGTACTGGCGCTCATGGGCCATGCACGCCAGGGACAGACCGAACGCGGCGCTGCCGAGGTGTTCGGGATTGATTCGGGTGGCGTCCTGCTGCGCCTGCTGCAGCAGCGGCAGCAGTTCGCTGGTCAGGCGCTGCGCGGCTTGCTGGCCCAGCGGCAGGGTTTTCATCAGCACCGCGAGCTGGTTTTCCAGCCAGCTCCACAGCCACGCGGCGAGGGCGTCTTGCGGGCTGATCTGCCAGGCGCGGGCCGCAAATGCCCAGCACAGGGCCAGGTGCGGTTCGGTGCATTGCTCAAGAAAATCGCGGGCCGGTGCGTCGAGTTCGGGCAAGCCGTGGAGCAACTGCTGCAACGAGTAGCCCATCTGCCGACTCTCCAGATGCAGTTCGCGGGTTTCGCGGCTGGCGCGGTGGCTTTCGCAGAGCCTGCGCAATTCATCCCAGCTTTCGTTTGCCGCAGCCTGGCAATGGGCGAGCAGCATGGGGGCTTCGAACCGGGCGAGATTGAGCAGTAACTGATCGCTGATCCAGCGGCGGGCGCTGTCCGGGCTGTCGACGCGACCGTTATCCACCGCCATCTCCAGGCCCTGGGAATAGCTGTAGCCGCCAATCGGCAATTGCGGACTGGCCAGGCGCAGCAGCGCCCAGGCCGGGTTCACAAACGGACGCCGAACTGATGGAGTTTCGGCGCGTAGTTGAAGTCCTCGTCACCGTGCCGCGAATGATGATGGCCGCCACCGTAGGCGCCGTGTTCCGGCTGGAACGGCGCTTCGATCGATTCCACGGCGGCACCGAGCTGTTCGAGCATCGCTTTGAGCACGTAATCGTCGAGCAGCCGCAACCAGCCGTCACCGACTTGCAGCGCAACATGGCGATTGCCCAGGTGATAGGCCGCGCGAGTCAGTTCGAAGGCGTTGGCGCAGGTGACGTGAAGCAATTGTTCGGGGCGGGCGCAGACCCGGACGATCCGGCCATCTTCGGCTTGCAGGCATTCGCCGTCGTACAGTGGTGGCTGGCCGCGCTCCAGAAACAGACCGACGTCTTCGCCTTCGGCACTGAAACAGCGCAGCCGGCTTTTGCTCCTGGCTTCGAAGCTCAGGTGCAACTCGGCGGCCCAGACGGGTTGGGGGTCGATTCTGCGATGAATCACCAGCATCGGAAAGCTTCCAGCAATGGACAATGCTCAGGCTAGAGCAAGGGGCTTGCCAATCGGACGATATGTAGGAAAACCCTGTCGGAGCGTAGCGGATGTTTCAAGATGTTGCAGAATTGTGAGGTGTTTTGGTGCGTGAAGTTTTTTACATGCACCAAACAAGAGCCAGTGTGGGAGCGAGCTTGCTCGCGATGGCTTCCGCCCAGTCATATAGAGTTGACTGACACACCGCTATCGCGAGCAAGCTCGCTCCCACAGGGTATTGGGGCTGGAGAGGAATTATTCGGTACTACCAAGGCCTTGCCAGTGCTTGAGCCCGATAAAGATGAAGCGCAACTGCTGGGTGATCTTCGCCTGTGGCGTCAGATGCTCGGGCAGGGCTTCGGCCGGCGGGTCGATGATGTCCGGCAGGGTGGCAAACACCGATTTGACGATCAGGTCCGCCATCACGCTCAAACCTTCGCGATTGAGGTGCTGAAGTTTGGGCATCAAGGCCAGATCCGCCGCCAGGTCGGAGCTGATGTCCTCGCGCAAACGGCCAATGGCCTGACGCACCGGCAACGATCCGCCGTACTGCTCACGGGCGAGAAACAGGAACTGCGAACGGTTGGCGCTGACCACGTCGAGGAAGATTCGCACCGAGGCATCGATGATCCCGCCCATGACGAATTCGTTGTGGCGCACCAGGCGGATGGTTTCGCGGAAGGTCTGGCCGACTTCGCTGACCAGTACCAGGCCGAGTTCGTCCATGTCGGCGAAATGCCGGTAGAAACCGGTGGGCACGATGCCGGCGGTTTTCGTCACTTCACGCAGGCTCAGGCTGCCGAATCCTCGGCCGCTTTCCATCAAGTGGCGGGCAGCGTCCATCAGGGCGTTGCGGGTCTGTTGTTTCTGTTCGGCGCGGGGCAGCATCGCAAGGGTGTGTTCTTAGGCAAGACAAGCGCCGCACTCTAGCAAATCGGCTTTGTCGGCGTCGAACGGCAGCGGGGGAGAGGGAGCAGGGAAGTTTCGACTTCTTTATACCGGCTGATGAAAAGTCAAAAGCCCAATCCGGGGATTGGGCTTTTTTTCCAGGCCGCCATGGGCTTAGCTCAAAGCGCTGTTGCGTTCGATCACGCGGTCACCACCACCTTCGGCCAGGGTTTGACCTTGTGGGGTTTTATCGTAGCCGTCAGCAGCAAGGGTCTGACCTTGTGGGGTACGGTCGCCACCGTCAGAAGCCAGAGTCTGGCCTTGTGGGGTACGGTCACTACCGTCAGATGCCAGGATTTGCCCTTGTGGAGTGCGATCCGAGCCGTCTTGTACCAGACCTTTCTCTTCCAGGCGATCACGGCCGCCTTCAGCTACGAATTGACCTTGAGGGGTTTTGTCATAGCCATCTTGAACCAGGCCTTTTTCTTCCAGGCGGTTACGACCGTTTTCAGCCAGAGTCTGGCCTTGTGGAGTGCGGTCCGAACCATCAGCGGCAACAGTCTGGCTGAACACCGAGTGGCTGGTTTTGACTTGTGGAGTCGCTTGGTCGGCAGCTGGCAGAGCGAATGCGGTGCTGGCCAGCATCGAGAGGGTAAGACTGAACAGAAGTTGGCGTTTCATGATGGGTTGCTCCTTGGGAGGGCGATAAAGTGGGTACGAGGGCAATGCTACTCTCGATAAGTCGATATAAAAGTTCATAAACACAATGGTAATAATCAACAGAATTGATTGTTCGCTTGGGAGGCTCTAGCTCGGGCGTTTCAGGCGGGCGGTTTTGCACTGCGGTGGGTATTTTCCACCCACTTGCGCCCCGCAAATGTGCGGGCCCGGTAACGCCCATTCGACCGATCGGTCAGAATGGCGACCGTTTTTTGCCCTCGATAGGGCTTTGGATTAAACCTGCGGGCTGTTTGTCAGTCACAGATTTCATGAGGGCCATCATGGCCCGTCGTTTCAGCTGCGTCGTGCCAATGGATGCAGTCGTCTTCAGGAGCTTTGTGCAATGACGCGCGCGCGTAAAATCTTCGCCTGGACCTTCACCACCCTCGTGCTGCTTCTGGCGGTGCTGGTGCTGATCATCGTGTTCTTCGACTGGAACCGGATCAAACCGCCGCTCAACGCCAAAGTTTCGGAAGAACTGCATCGATCGTTT
Protein-coding sequences here:
- the ureG gene encoding urease accessory protein UreG codes for the protein MNTQPLRVGIGGPVGSGKTALTLALCLALRERYNLAVVTNDIYTREDADFLVRNEALAPERIIGVETGGCPHTAIREDASINLEAVDQLNRRFPGLDLILVESGGDNLSATFSPELSDLTIYVIDVSAGDKLPRKGGPGICKSDLLVINKIDLAPLVGASLEMMNSDTQRMRNGKPFVFSNQKTGQGLEDIIAFIERQGLLTAA
- a CDS encoding TetR family transcriptional regulator — encoded protein: MLPRAEQKQQTRNALMDAARHLMESGRGFGSLSLREVTKTAGIVPTGFYRHFADMDELGLVLVSEVGQTFRETIRLVRHNEFVMGGIIDASVRIFLDVVSANRSQFLFLAREQYGGSLPVRQAIGRLREDISSDLAADLALMPKLQHLNREGLSVMADLIVKSVFATLPDIIDPPAEALPEHLTPQAKITQQLRFIFIGLKHWQGLGSTE
- the ureE gene encoding urease accessory protein UreE, translating into MLVIHRRIDPQPVWAAELHLSFEARSKSRLRCFSAEGEDVGLFLERGQPPLYDGECLQAEDGRIVRVCARPEQLLHVTCANAFELTRAAYHLGNRHVALQVGDGWLRLLDDYVLKAMLEQLGAAVESIEAPFQPEHGAYGGGHHHSRHGDEDFNYAPKLHQFGVRL
- a CDS encoding urease accessory protein UreF, whose amino-acid sequence is MNPAWALLRLASPQLPIGGYSYSQGLEMAVDNGRVDSPDSARRWISDQLLLNLARFEAPMLLAHCQAAANESWDELRRLCESHRASRETRELHLESRQMGYSLQQLLHGLPELDAPARDFLEQCTEPHLALCWAFAARAWQISPQDALAAWLWSWLENQLAVLMKTLPLGQQAAQRLTSELLPLLQQAQQDATRINPEHLGSAAFGLSLACMAHERQYSRLFRS